The following proteins are encoded in a genomic region of Methanomassiliicoccales archaeon:
- a CDS encoding tyrosine--tRNA ligase: MDVEERYALIARNTEEIITPEDLREVLRNKASPTGYIGFEPSGFVHIGWMVTAQKVRNFVDAGFHFIIFLADWHAYINDKLGGDIENIRVCAEYMKDCFEALGVPRENVEYKLASDIMDDIDYWETVMKVGKASSLQRVKRAMTIMGRNEDEAEVDSSKVMYPLMQAADLIFMDVDVAYAGLDQRRAHMLAREAAEKMEIKKAVAVHTPLLPGLKGGNRMDPVASKMSKSDPEGALLIHDSPEDLKRKLSKAFCPPETEENPVLAISKYVLFERMDVLRFERPEKFGGNIEFHSYEELERTYLAGKLHPMDLKNGTAAALAEVLAPTREYFKKKPENYERISQIISGVKKLR; the protein is encoded by the coding sequence ATGGACGTCGAAGAGCGGTACGCACTAATAGCCAGGAACACCGAGGAGATCATCACCCCGGAGGACCTCAGGGAGGTACTTCGGAACAAGGCCTCGCCTACCGGCTACATCGGCTTCGAGCCGTCTGGCTTTGTGCACATCGGATGGATGGTCACCGCGCAGAAAGTGCGCAACTTCGTGGACGCCGGTTTCCACTTCATCATATTCCTAGCCGACTGGCACGCCTACATCAACGACAAGCTTGGCGGGGACATCGAGAACATCCGCGTCTGCGCGGAGTACATGAAAGACTGCTTCGAGGCGCTCGGCGTTCCCCGGGAGAACGTCGAGTACAAGCTAGCCTCCGATATAATGGACGACATCGATTACTGGGAGACGGTGATGAAGGTCGGGAAGGCCTCCTCCCTGCAAAGGGTGAAACGGGCCATGACCATCATGGGCCGCAACGAGGACGAGGCCGAGGTAGATTCGAGCAAGGTCATGTACCCGCTGATGCAGGCGGCGGACCTGATATTCATGGACGTGGACGTGGCCTATGCCGGTCTCGACCAGCGCCGGGCCCATATGCTGGCCCGCGAGGCCGCGGAGAAGATGGAGATCAAGAAGGCGGTAGCCGTGCACACGCCGCTTCTGCCCGGGCTCAAGGGCGGCAACCGCATGGACCCAGTCGCCTCCAAGATGTCCAAGAGCGACCCCGAAGGGGCGCTGCTGATCCACGATTCGCCGGAGGACCTCAAGAGGAAGCTGAGCAAGGCCTTCTGCCCCCCGGAGACGGAAGAGAATCCGGTCCTAGCCATAAGCAAGTACGTGCTCTTCGAGAGGATGGACGTATTGCGCTTCGAGCGCCCGGAGAAGTTCGGGGGGAACATAGAGTTCCATTCCTACGAAGAACTGGAGCGCACGTACCTGGCGGGCAAGCTGCATCCCATGGACCTGAAGAACGGCACCGCGGCCGCCCTGGCCGAGGTGCTGGCGCCCACCCGCGAGTACTTCAAGAAGAAGCCGGAGAACTACGAGCGCATCAGCCAAATAATATCCGGGGTCAAGAAGCTGCGCTGA
- the ftsZ gene encoding cell division protein FtsZ: MDAIYPLFDDLFKPETEEKPLSQACADDDELTRLVESLKIKISIIGCGGGGSNTIRRMYQGNVEGVNLVACNTDARHLLSIQAPHKVLMGRSMTKGLGSGAIPEVGQKAAEESENELWKYVDGQNIVFVVAGLGGGTGTGSAPVVADMAKRAGALTIGVVTLPFKAEGAVRMNNAIKGLERLKEKCDTTIVLQNDRLLELVPKLPLDAAFRVTDEVLMQSIRGITDALTKPGLVNIDFNDLLTIMRNGGMALIGIGESNEYGVRAERCIEDALGSPMLGDVDVKQAKGALVRVVGGEDVTVTEAEKSALLVSEAVDPRARIIWGCAVDPNIKGDMRVLVVLTGVKFNSIVESFKGR; the protein is encoded by the coding sequence GTGGATGCCATTTACCCTTTATTCGATGATCTGTTCAAACCGGAGACCGAGGAAAAGCCTCTGAGCCAGGCCTGTGCCGATGATGATGAACTGACGAGGTTGGTGGAGTCCCTCAAGATCAAGATCTCCATTATAGGCTGCGGAGGCGGCGGCTCCAACACCATACGACGGATGTACCAGGGCAACGTCGAGGGCGTGAACCTGGTGGCCTGCAATACTGACGCCAGACACCTTCTTTCCATTCAAGCACCCCACAAGGTCCTGATGGGTCGGAGCATGACCAAGGGATTGGGCTCCGGAGCCATCCCCGAGGTGGGTCAGAAAGCGGCCGAGGAGTCGGAGAACGAGCTCTGGAAGTACGTGGACGGGCAGAACATAGTCTTCGTGGTCGCCGGATTGGGTGGCGGCACCGGCACCGGTTCCGCACCCGTGGTGGCGGACATGGCCAAGAGGGCCGGGGCCCTCACCATCGGCGTGGTAACTCTGCCCTTCAAGGCGGAGGGCGCGGTGCGCATGAACAACGCCATAAAGGGCCTGGAGAGATTGAAGGAGAAGTGTGACACCACCATCGTCCTGCAGAACGACCGGTTGCTGGAACTTGTGCCCAAGCTTCCCCTCGACGCGGCGTTCCGGGTCACTGACGAGGTGCTCATGCAGAGCATCCGGGGCATCACCGACGCCCTGACCAAACCCGGCCTAGTCAACATCGATTTCAACGATCTCCTGACCATCATGAGGAACGGGGGCATGGCCCTCATCGGGATCGGCGAGTCCAACGAATACGGTGTGAGGGCCGAGCGCTGCATCGAGGACGCCTTGGGCTCGCCCATGCTGGGCGACGTGGACGTCAAGCAGGCCAAGGGTGCCCTGGTCCGAGTGGTCGGAGGGGAGGACGTGACCGTCACCGAGGCCGAGAAGTCCGCCCTGTTGGTCAGTGAGGCCGTGGACCCGCGCGCCCGCATCATCTGGGGCTGCGCCGTCGACCCCAACATAAAGGGCGACATGAGGGTGCTGGTCGTGCTCACCGGGGTCAAGTTCAATAGCATCGTGGAATCGTTCAAGGGCAGATGA
- a CDS encoding 50S ribosomal protein L37ae, whose product MAKRTLKAGSSGRFGARYGVVTRKLTRDIEKVQRSKFECPSCHHKNVKRVASGIWACRHCDTKFAAGCYTPRMREAISKEVAEAQSKE is encoded by the coding sequence ATGGCGAAGAGAACCTTGAAGGCCGGTAGCTCTGGCAGATTCGGTGCCAGATACGGCGTGGTGACCAGGAAACTTACGAGGGACATCGAGAAGGTCCAGAGATCGAAGTTCGAATGCCCCAGCTGCCACCACAAGAACGTGAAGAGGGTGGCGTCCGGAATATGGGCCTGCAGGCACTGCGACACCAAGTTCGCCGCGGGCTGCTACACCCCCAGGATGAGGGAGGCGATCTCCAAGGAGGTCGCCGAGGCACAAAGCAAGGAGTGA
- the rrp42 gene encoding exosome complex protein Rrp42 has protein sequence MSRSIVSEIKRDHIHKLIADGKRVDGRAWDQFREISIQTHVVETAEGSSRVKIGNTEVIVGVKMAVGEPFADTPNKGVLSTNAELIPMASPSFESGPPDENSIELARVVDRGIRESQMIDLDKLCIEPGKKVWINFVDIYVLDFDGNLFDACSLGAVAAIKSAVVPAAANGLGEDYPMPVRCVPVSVTAVQIENSILVDPTLDEEKVAAARLTVTTDDNGDLRAMQKGLSGALTLEQVKNVIDTSRRLGVEIRKLIG, from the coding sequence ATGTCCAGATCCATCGTTTCCGAGATCAAGAGGGACCATATCCACAAACTGATCGCCGACGGCAAGCGCGTCGATGGCCGGGCCTGGGACCAGTTCCGCGAGATATCCATCCAAACCCACGTGGTGGAGACCGCCGAGGGCTCCTCCCGCGTCAAAATCGGCAATACCGAAGTGATCGTCGGGGTCAAGATGGCCGTGGGCGAGCCATTTGCTGACACGCCCAACAAGGGAGTGCTCTCCACCAACGCCGAGCTAATCCCGATGGCGTCCCCCAGCTTCGAGTCCGGACCCCCGGACGAGAACTCTATAGAGCTGGCCCGTGTCGTCGACAGGGGCATCAGGGAAAGCCAGATGATCGATCTGGACAAGCTGTGCATCGAGCCCGGCAAGAAGGTCTGGATCAACTTCGTGGACATATACGTCCTGGACTTCGACGGCAACCTTTTCGACGCCTGCTCCCTGGGAGCGGTGGCGGCGATCAAGAGCGCCGTCGTGCCCGCGGCCGCCAATGGCCTGGGAGAGGACTACCCTATGCCTGTAAGGTGCGTGCCGGTGTCCGTCACCGCGGTGCAGATAGAAAACTCTATATTGGTTGACCCGACTCTCGACGAAGAAAAGGTCGCGGCAGCTAGGCTGACCGTTACCACTGACGACAACGGGGACCTGCGGGCCATGCAGAAGGGCTTGAGCGGGGCGCTCACGCTGGAGCAGGTCAAGAACGTGATCGACACCTCCCGCAGGCTTGGCGTCGAAATAAGAAAACTGATTGGGTGA
- a CDS encoding KEOPS complex subunit Pcc1, with amino-acid sequence MFRATLAVRSPYAFNVAQAIGPEAGREIPRTRADVRSSEGSMTLELDADDLSALRAALNSYIRWMSIAEKMSETVGEIDG; translated from the coding sequence ATGTTCCGAGCCACCCTGGCGGTGCGCTCGCCCTACGCCTTCAACGTGGCTCAGGCCATAGGTCCGGAGGCGGGCAGGGAGATCCCCCGCACCAGGGCCGACGTCCGTTCCTCGGAGGGTTCGATGACCCTTGAGCTGGACGCGGACGATCTTTCTGCCCTGAGGGCAGCTTTAAATTCCTACATCCGATGGATGAGCATAGCGGAAAAAATGAGTGAAACGGTCGGTGAAATCGATGGATGA
- a CDS encoding DHH family phosphoesterase, producing MIEDIIGRLSSDKLILVHGNADPDALGSAYALAKAFPPAVIFPVEGLDRTSKNVSARLGMELLTRVERSYPLIVVLDTSSPEQLGIFSQMQGDMIIIDHHCPSTKWEGRGTYLCDDSKRSCAELVLEIIQKAGRPITRDMAMALCAGILTDTGHFRFSNPGSLRAFASLIEGSNLSMEEVLAITESPVDISERVAQMKGGQRLRFERVGEYIVAVSQGSSFESSVCKALLNLGADIAFVASQRNQEFRLSARARQDLVRKGLHLGQLLGDVGEETDNDGGGHGGAAGLVGVGDAEAILNICLQKSMAYLRTLR from the coding sequence ATGATAGAAGACATCATCGGCAGGCTGTCATCGGACAAGCTCATCCTGGTCCACGGCAACGCCGACCCGGACGCGTTGGGAAGCGCCTACGCCTTGGCCAAGGCCTTCCCTCCCGCGGTGATATTCCCCGTGGAAGGACTGGACCGCACCTCCAAGAACGTCTCCGCACGCCTAGGAATGGAGCTACTGACCCGCGTAGAACGGAGCTATCCCCTCATCGTGGTGCTGGACACCTCCTCGCCGGAGCAGCTGGGCATCTTCAGTCAGATGCAGGGGGATATGATCATCATCGACCATCACTGCCCCTCTACGAAATGGGAGGGGCGCGGCACCTACCTCTGCGATGACAGCAAGCGCTCCTGCGCCGAGCTTGTCCTGGAAATTATACAGAAGGCCGGGAGGCCCATCACCCGCGACATGGCCATGGCCCTGTGCGCCGGGATACTTACCGACACCGGCCATTTCCGTTTCTCCAATCCCGGGTCCCTGAGGGCCTTCGCCTCCCTGATAGAAGGGTCGAACCTGAGCATGGAGGAGGTGCTGGCCATTACAGAATCGCCCGTGGACATCTCCGAGCGGGTGGCACAGATGAAGGGTGGGCAGCGCCTGCGCTTCGAACGTGTCGGCGAGTACATCGTGGCCGTGTCGCAGGGCAGTTCCTTCGAATCGTCGGTGTGCAAGGCCCTCCTCAACCTGGGGGCGGACATAGCCTTCGTCGCTTCGCAGCGTAACCAGGAGTTCCGCCTGAGCGCCCGGGCCAGGCAGGACCTGGTGCGCAAAGGCCTGCACCTCGGTCAATTGCTGGGGGACGTGGGCGAGGAGACGGACAACGACGGCGGCGGCCACGGCGGGGCGGCCGGACTGGTCGGCGTGGGCGATGCGGAGGCCATCCTCAACATCTGCCTGCAGAAGTCCATGGCCTATCTGCGCACGCTGAGATGA
- a CDS encoding DNA-directed RNA polymerase subunit P, with translation MTYKCGQCEKPIRSDLNAVGMQCENCGFKLFYKERPNVKKIIKGR, from the coding sequence TTGACATACAAGTGCGGCCAGTGCGAGAAACCCATCCGCTCCGACCTCAACGCTGTGGGCATGCAGTGCGAGAACTGCGGCTTCAAGCTGTTCTACAAGGAGCGGCCCAACGTCAAGAAGATAATAAAGGGCCGGTAA
- the rrp41 gene encoding exosome complex exonuclease Rrp41 → MGGNSDMKLIDENGIRIDGRKVDELRPIKIEAGVLKSADGSAYVEIGKNKVLAAVYGPRECHPRHMQNPAKAIVQCKYNMISFSVSDRKRPGPDRRSVEISKLISEAMEHVVFTENYPRTSIDVYIEVLQANAGTRCAGLIAASVALADAGIPMRDIVPAVAVGKVNNQVVLDLNKEEDNFGQADLPIAMIPRTGEILLMQMDGHLTQAEFDRALELGVKACGEIYEIQKDALRRRYAITNGEAEDEAKDEPQEMTEEA, encoded by the coding sequence ATGGGTGGAAATTCTGATATGAAGCTCATCGATGAAAATGGTATAAGGATCGACGGCCGGAAGGTGGATGAGCTCCGGCCCATAAAGATCGAGGCTGGAGTGCTCAAGAGCGCCGATGGTTCCGCGTACGTGGAGATAGGGAAGAACAAGGTATTGGCGGCCGTCTATGGCCCCCGTGAGTGCCACCCCCGGCACATGCAGAACCCGGCCAAAGCCATCGTCCAGTGCAAGTACAACATGATATCCTTCTCCGTCTCCGACCGCAAGCGGCCGGGACCGGACCGCCGGTCGGTGGAGATATCCAAGTTGATATCTGAAGCGATGGAGCACGTGGTGTTCACCGAGAACTACCCCCGTACCTCCATCGACGTGTACATCGAGGTCCTACAGGCCAACGCCGGCACCAGGTGCGCCGGGCTTATCGCCGCCTCCGTCGCCCTCGCTGACGCCGGTATCCCCATGAGGGACATCGTGCCCGCGGTGGCCGTGGGCAAGGTCAACAACCAGGTGGTCCTGGACCTGAACAAGGAAGAGGACAACTTCGGACAGGCAGATCTTCCGATAGCTATGATCCCCCGCACCGGGGAGATCCTGCTGATGCAGATGGATGGACACCTTACCCAGGCCGAGTTCGACCGAGCCCTGGAACTGGGCGTCAAGGCTTGCGGCGAGATCTACGAGATACAGAAGGACGCCCTGCGCCGCCGCTACGCCATCACTAACGGCGAGGCGGAGGACGAGGCCAAGGACGAACCTCAGGAAATGACCGAGGAGGCCTGA
- the rrp4 gene encoding exosome complex RNA-binding protein Rrp4, whose protein sequence is MNQENMTRELVLPGDVLDAGTLKPGEGTYVHDGKIFAAMLGIKSVKANFVNVIALGGRYIPAPGDLIIGKVIDIGPSNWLVDIYSPYPAPLHVNEVPWRVEFGDTSRYLGVGDTLLAKVLSVDETKRVQVTMKEQGLRKLQGGQIVEIAHSKVPRVIGKNGSMIQMIKTYTNCRIFIGQNGRIWMDGNMEDMVHAMQAIKMIDEGAQTLKLTERVKEFLESVYRKEE, encoded by the coding sequence ATGAACCAAGAGAACATGACCAGAGAACTGGTGCTTCCCGGCGATGTATTGGACGCCGGAACCTTGAAGCCCGGAGAGGGGACCTATGTCCATGACGGCAAGATCTTCGCCGCCATGCTAGGCATAAAGAGCGTCAAGGCCAATTTCGTGAACGTCATAGCCCTGGGCGGAAGGTACATACCTGCGCCGGGGGACCTGATCATCGGCAAGGTCATCGACATCGGCCCATCCAACTGGCTGGTGGACATTTACTCGCCATACCCGGCGCCGCTGCACGTGAACGAGGTGCCTTGGCGCGTGGAGTTCGGGGACACCTCGAGATACCTTGGAGTGGGGGACACCCTGCTGGCCAAGGTCCTCTCGGTGGACGAGACCAAGCGGGTACAGGTGACCATGAAGGAACAGGGGCTGCGCAAGCTGCAGGGCGGACAGATAGTGGAGATCGCCCACAGCAAGGTGCCGCGCGTCATAGGCAAGAACGGCTCCATGATCCAGATGATCAAGACCTACACCAACTGCCGCATATTCATCGGGCAGAACGGCAGGATATGGATGGACGGCAACATGGAGGACATGGTCCACGCCATGCAGGCCATAAAGATGATAGATGAGGGAGCGCAGACCCTGAAACTGACCGAGCGGGTGAAGGAATTCCTGGAATCGGTATATCGCAAGGAAGAGTGA
- a CDS encoding ribosome assembly factor SBDS, producing the protein MVDLEEAIVARLESHGETFEVLIDPKVVNHLKEGKEVDLIDYMVIDEIFKNAHKGTKASEDKMKEAFGTIDAVEIAKVIILKGEVQLTAQQRKEMLESKRLQIIATIARNAINPQTGGPHTPARIEMAMEEAKVHIDAFKPVDLQVQHVLDKLRPLIPIRFDKVRIAVRLKADEYGRCYEDMTEMGKITKEEWQKNGDWIGVVEIPAGMRDDLFNRLNHKTHGTAETKQLK; encoded by the coding sequence ATGGTAGACTTGGAAGAGGCGATCGTAGCCCGCCTTGAATCCCACGGCGAGACTTTTGAGGTCCTCATAGACCCCAAGGTGGTCAACCACCTCAAGGAGGGCAAGGAGGTCGACCTGATAGACTACATGGTCATCGACGAGATCTTTAAGAACGCCCACAAGGGGACCAAGGCCTCCGAGGATAAGATGAAGGAGGCCTTCGGCACCATCGATGCGGTGGAGATCGCTAAGGTCATCATCCTCAAGGGCGAGGTGCAGCTCACCGCCCAGCAGCGAAAGGAGATGCTGGAGAGCAAACGGCTACAGATCATAGCCACCATCGCCCGGAACGCCATCAACCCCCAGACCGGGGGGCCGCACACCCCGGCCAGGATAGAGATGGCCATGGAGGAGGCCAAGGTCCACATCGACGCCTTCAAGCCGGTGGACCTACAGGTGCAGCATGTATTGGACAAGCTGCGCCCGCTGATACCGATAAGGTTCGACAAGGTGCGCATCGCGGTCAGACTGAAGGCCGATGAGTACGGCCGCTGCTACGAGGACATGACCGAGATGGGTAAGATAACCAAGGAAGAGTGGCAGAAGAACGGGGACTGGATCGGCGTGGTGGAGATACCCGCCGGTATGCGGGACGACCTGTTCAACAGGCTTAACCACAAGACCCACGGCACTGCGGAGACGAAGCAGTTGAAATGA
- a CDS encoding hydrogenase iron-sulfur subunit, with product MDSGRYEPTIIAFLCNSCSYPALSLIGLHHLSYPPSVKIVRVPCTGRVDPAFIMKTFEYGADGVAVVGCRMDDCRYIDGNKKAKERVEALQKVLRYIGLGEGRLRTEWISASETSKFRIFEQSMSLDLSSMGPSPMPKIIEGEKNQFSKRAIDNIVADMKAHNCVECGKCTSVCPVAKINKDFSPRIIVLRALEGISDNLANDKDIWECITCEMCNSMCPYEVDYSGFIQGIRAEAVRLGNQPECSQGGLLNSMMRIMANTEKQDRLGWVPENVKIAEKGDTLFFVGCAQHLDAIFYDRNLNLIQSSISTIKLLNHAGIVPVVSNQEVCCGHDLNWAGDNDNFEKLMDRNLEAVKMSGAKRIVFACPECYRTWKIDYQDIAGDLDYEMMHITELLTEQAKEGKINLETKGKDTDTVTYHDPCRLGRHLGVYDAPRDLLKMTGVEIKEMANNRDKSACCGVSAWLSCGNVAKQMQIEKLTEAKGTGARRLLTTCPKCRIHLDCAVSKQTAVDKSLIDIPMEDYITYLANRLGL from the coding sequence ATGGATTCTGGACGATACGAACCGACCATCATTGCTTTCCTTTGTAACTCGTGTAGCTACCCTGCGCTTTCTCTAATAGGATTACATCATCTCTCTTATCCTCCCAGTGTGAAAATCGTGCGGGTCCCATGCACAGGAAGAGTCGATCCCGCTTTTATAATGAAGACATTTGAATACGGAGCCGATGGTGTGGCCGTGGTTGGCTGTAGGATGGATGACTGTCGATACATCGACGGCAACAAGAAGGCCAAAGAGAGGGTTGAGGCGCTGCAGAAGGTCTTAAGGTACATTGGACTAGGGGAGGGAAGATTAAGGACCGAATGGATTTCCGCTTCCGAGACGTCCAAGTTTCGCATTTTTGAGCAGTCGATGTCGCTGGATTTGAGCTCGATGGGGCCGAGCCCCATGCCGAAAATAATCGAAGGGGAAAAAAATCAGTTTAGCAAAAGGGCAATCGACAACATTGTTGCAGACATGAAAGCACATAATTGTGTTGAGTGCGGGAAGTGCACTAGCGTCTGTCCTGTTGCGAAAATCAACAAGGATTTTTCCCCAAGGATCATCGTATTAAGAGCTTTGGAGGGCATATCTGACAACCTGGCTAATGATAAGGACATCTGGGAATGCATCACCTGCGAAATGTGCAATTCGATGTGCCCATATGAGGTGGATTATTCTGGGTTCATTCAAGGAATTAGGGCGGAAGCAGTTCGATTGGGCAACCAACCGGAGTGTTCACAGGGAGGGTTGCTCAATAGCATGATGAGAATAATGGCGAATACGGAGAAGCAGGATCGGCTCGGATGGGTGCCTGAGAATGTTAAGATAGCAGAGAAGGGGGATACGTTATTTTTCGTTGGATGCGCTCAGCATCTTGATGCCATTTTCTATGATAGAAATCTGAACTTGATTCAATCAAGCATCTCCACGATAAAGCTACTGAATCATGCAGGCATAGTTCCTGTTGTCTCAAATCAGGAGGTGTGTTGTGGGCATGACTTGAACTGGGCGGGGGACAATGATAATTTCGAGAAGCTCATGGACAGGAACCTTGAAGCCGTCAAGATGTCTGGAGCCAAGAGAATAGTCTTTGCTTGTCCAGAATGTTACAGGACATGGAAGATCGATTACCAAGACATTGCAGGTGATTTGGATTATGAGATGATGCACATTACAGAGCTCTTAACTGAACAAGCGAAAGAGGGTAAGATTAATCTTGAAACTAAAGGGAAGGACACTGATACTGTCACCTATCACGATCCCTGCAGACTAGGGAGACACCTGGGGGTCTATGATGCTCCTAGAGACCTGCTGAAGATGACAGGAGTGGAAATCAAAGAGATGGCAAACAATAGAGACAAGTCAGCGTGTTGCGGAGTTAGTGCCTGGCTTTCTTGCGGGAATGTAGCGAAACAGATGCAGATTGAGAAGCTTACAGAAGCGAAGGGGACGGGCGCAAGGAGACTCCTAACAACTTGCCCCAAGTGCAGGATTCATCTCGACTGCGCAGTATCGAAGCAGACAGCTGTGGACAAATCCCTCATAGATATCCCGATGGAGGATTACATTACATATTTGGCGAATAGACTGGGGCTTTAG
- the psmA gene encoding archaeal proteasome endopeptidase complex subunit alpha: MQPGQMAYDRAITVFSPDGRLFQVEYAREAVKRGTTTVGLKFKDGVVLIVDKRIASRLMEPKSIEKIFKIDHHIGCATSGLVADARILVDQARVLAQINKITYDERAGVEDLVKRICDYKQNYTQYGGVRPFGTALLVAGVDDQGEHLFETDPSGALVSYKAGSIGAGRNVVMEVFEEDYKEGMTMEEAVTLGLKALKKATEEEKLNPKGVEIGVVRHGDNFRRLDEAEVETFIAKVNKE; the protein is encoded by the coding sequence ATGCAACCAGGACAGATGGCATATGACAGGGCCATAACGGTTTTTTCTCCTGACGGGCGCCTTTTCCAAGTGGAGTACGCCCGAGAAGCGGTCAAGCGCGGCACCACCACCGTCGGCTTGAAGTTCAAGGATGGCGTGGTCCTCATCGTGGACAAGAGGATCGCCAGCCGACTGATGGAGCCCAAATCCATCGAGAAGATATTCAAGATAGACCACCACATCGGTTGCGCTACCTCCGGTCTGGTCGCTGATGCCCGCATCCTAGTGGACCAGGCCCGCGTCCTGGCCCAGATCAACAAGATCACCTACGATGAGAGGGCCGGGGTCGAGGATTTGGTGAAGAGGATCTGCGACTACAAGCAGAATTACACTCAATACGGCGGAGTGCGCCCCTTCGGGACCGCGCTCCTGGTCGCCGGGGTCGACGATCAAGGCGAACATCTCTTCGAGACCGACCCCAGCGGGGCGCTCGTGTCCTACAAGGCCGGGAGCATCGGAGCCGGACGCAACGTGGTCATGGAGGTCTTCGAGGAGGACTACAAGGAAGGTATGACCATGGAGGAAGCCGTGACCCTGGGCCTCAAGGCCCTGAAGAAGGCCACCGAAGAGGAAAAGCTCAACCCCAAAGGCGTGGAGATCGGCGTGGTTCGACACGGAGACAACTTCCGCCGCCTGGACGAGGCTGAGGTGGAAACCTTCATCGCCAAGGTCAACAAGGAGTGA
- a CDS encoding prefoldin subunit beta, with amino-acid sequence MDEISPKLQNQIAQFQQLQQQLQTVMSQKIRMDAMLKEMDMTIEELKKVPADGILYKSVGSLMIKVNDNPAILKEIEEDKETTEIRIKSLDRQEKMLKEKFQSLQEQLNRALGAQQGAPKKVDEEDE; translated from the coding sequence ATGGATGAGATAAGCCCCAAACTTCAGAATCAGATCGCCCAGTTCCAGCAGCTTCAACAGCAATTGCAGACCGTAATGAGCCAGAAGATCAGGATGGACGCCATGCTGAAAGAGATGGACATGACCATCGAGGAGCTCAAGAAGGTCCCTGCGGACGGAATATTGTATAAGAGCGTCGGCTCCCTGATGATCAAGGTCAACGACAACCCTGCCATCCTGAAGGAGATCGAGGAGGACAAGGAGACCACCGAGATCAGGATCAAGAGCTTGGACCGCCAGGAGAAGATGCTTAAGGAGAAGTTCCAGAGCCTCCAGGAACAGTTGAACCGTGCTTTGGGAGCCCAGCAGGGCGCCCCGAAAAAGGTGGACGAAGAGGACGAATGA